The proteins below are encoded in one region of Pelecanus crispus isolate bPelCri1 chromosome 4, bPelCri1.pri, whole genome shotgun sequence:
- the MAD2L1 gene encoding mitotic spindle assembly checkpoint protein MAD2A, with the protein MAQQLSRDQQGITLRGSAEIVAEFFSYGINSILYQRGIYPPETFTRVQKYGLTLLVTTDPELKNYLNNVVEQMKEWLYKCIVQRLVVVISSIENNEVLERWQFDIECDKTAKDESAPREKSQKAIQDEIRSVIRQITATVTFLPLLETACAFDLLIYTDKDLAVPEKWEESGPQFIANSEEVRLRSFTTTIHKVNSMVAYKKDSFP; encoded by the exons ATGGCCCAGCAGCTCAGCCGGGATCAGCAGGGCATCACCCTGCGGGGCAGCGCCGAGATCGTCGCCGAGTTTTTCT CCTATGGAATCAACAGCATCCTCTACCAGCGGGGAATCTACCCCCCCGAGACCTTCACCCGCGTCCAGAAGTACGGCCTCACCCTGCTCGTCACCACCGACCCCGAGCTGAAGAACTACCTCAACAACGTGGTGGAGCAGATGAAAG AGTGGCTGTACAAGTGCATCGTGCAGCGCCTCGTGGTGGTCATCTCTAGCATCGAAAACAACGAGGTTCTGGAGCGGTGGCAGTTCGACATAGAGTGCGACAAAACTGCGAAGGACGAGAG TGCACCACgagaaaaatctcagaaagCTATTCAGGATGAAATTCGATCTGTTATCAGACAAATAACTGCCACAGTAACTTTTCTGCCACTGTTGGAAACTGCCT GTGCCTTTGACTTGCTGATATACACAGATAAAGATTTGGCAGTGCCAGAAAAGTGGGAAGAGTCAGGACCACAATTCATAGCCAATTCGGAAGAGGTTCGTCTTCGTTCCTTCACTACTACGATCCACAAAGTAAACAGTATGGTGGCTTACAAAAAGGATTCCTTCCCCTAA